A region of Lycium barbarum isolate Lr01 chromosome 3, ASM1917538v2, whole genome shotgun sequence DNA encodes the following proteins:
- the LOC132633185 gene encoding geranylgeranyl transferase type-2 subunit beta 1-like isoform X3, with the protein MEHLRLNGAYWGLTTLDIMGKLAAVEQDEVISWVFQCQHESGGFGGNIGHDPHVLYTLSAIQVLAIFDKLHVLDIDKVSNYIAGLQNEDGSFSGDIWGEVDTRFSYIAILSLALLHQLDKIDVGKAVKYILSCKNVDGGFGCTPGAESHAGQIFCCVAALAITGSLHHVDKDLLGWWLCERQVKSGGLNGRPEKLPDVCYSWWVLSSLIMIDRVHWIDKGKLVKFILDCQDKEKGGISDRPDDAVDVFHTYFGVAGLSLLEYPGIKPIDPAYALPVDVVNRVMLGR; encoded by the exons ATGGAGCATTTGAGATTAAATGGGGCATACTGGGGATTGACAACTCTGGATATCATGGGCAAGCTTGCTGCTGTGGAGCAAGATGAAGTTATTTCATGGGTCTTTCAGTGCCAACACGAATCTG GTGGATTTGGTGGTAATATTGGACATGATCCGCATGTGCTATATACACTTAGTGCTATTCAAGTCTTGGCGATATTTGATAAATTACATGTCCTTGACATTGATAAGGTGTCAAATT ATATTGCAGGCCTTCAAAATGAAGATGGATCATTTTCTGGTGACATATGGGGTGAAGTCGATACACG GTTCTCATACATTGCGATCCTTTCACTTGCATTGTTGCATCAGTTAGATAAGATTGATGTTGGAAAAGCAGTAAAATATATTTTAAGTTGCAAGAATGTGGATGGTGGATTTGGTTGCACGCCGGGAGCAGAATCTCATGCTGGGCAAA TTTTCTGTTGCGTGGCAGCTCTCGCAATTACAGGGTCTCTACATCATGTTGATAAGGACCTTCTTGGTTGGTGGTTATGTGAAAGACAAGTCAAATCTGGGGGTCTGAATGGGCGCCCGGAGAAGCTTCCTGAT GTCTGCTACTCTTGGTGGGTTCTTTCCAGCTTAATTATGATCGACAGGGTTCATTGGATTGACAAGGGGAAGCTTGTAAAATTTATTTTGGACTGTCAG GATAAGGAGAAGGGTGGAATTTCAGATAGGCCAGATGATGCAGTTGATGTCTTCCATACCTACTTTGGAGTCGCTG GGCTTTCGCTTCTTGAATATCCAGGAATAAAGCCGATAGATCCTGCTTATGCCTTGCCTGTTGATGTTGTAAACCGAGTTATGCTTGGCAGATAA
- the LOC132633184 gene encoding TPR repeat-containing thioredoxin TDX, protein MDNEKLQHLKHFVELCKTNPSILQDPSLSFFKNFLESLGAQVPPSVKSEKGEEENLDELDEDIIESDVELDNTDTVEPDNDPPQQMGDSSSEVTDENRDAAQISKAKALDAISEGKLNEAINHLTEAILLNPNSAILYATRANVFIKLKKPNAAIRDADAALKVNPDSAKGYKVRGMARAMLGLWKEAAKDLHVASMIDFDEEIAEILKKVEPNAHKIEEHCRKYQRLREEKQLRKIERDRQRRQAEAKAAYEKSKKKEQQSEREASDPDSASGLNDGKIIGIHSVSELETKLNAASKASCLAILYFTATWCGPCRFISPVYTSLAGKYPKVAFLKADIDEARDVASKWNVSSVPAFFFIKDGKEVDRVVGADKSSLEKKIAQYAG, encoded by the exons ATGGATAACGAGAAGCTTCAACACCTGAAGCATTTTGTGGAGCTTTGCAAAACCAACCCTTCAATTTTACAAGatccttctctttcttttttcaagAACTTTCTCGAAAG CTTGGGTGCTCAAGTTCCTCCATCTGTTAAATCT GAAAAAGGTGAAGAGGAAAATCTTGATGAATTAGATGAGGACATTATAGAGTCTGATGTTGAGTTGGATAACACTGATACAGTGGAACCTGACAATGATCCTCCACAACAG ATGGGAGATTCTTCAAGTGAAGTAACAGATGAAAATCGAGACGCTGCTCAAATATCAAAAGCTAAAGCTCTGGATGCAATATCTGAAG GCAAGCTTAATGAAGCCATAAATCATTTAACTGAAGCTATTTTGCTGAATCCAAATTCTGCAATATTATATGCTACAAGAG CTAATGTCTTCATTAAGCTGAAAAAACCCAATGCTGCGATCCGTGATGCTGATGCTGCTTTAAAG GTCAACCCTGACTCAGCAAAAGGATACAAAGTGAGGGGCATGGCTAGAGCAATGTTGGGCTTATGGAAAGAGGCAGCTAAAGATCTTCATGTGGCTTccatgatagattttgatgagGAGATTGCTGAGATACTTAAGAAG GTTGAACCTAATGCTCACAAAATTGAAGAGCACTGCCGAAAATATCAACGACTGCGAGAGGAGAAGCAATTGAGGAAAATTGAGCGTGATAGGCAGCGGCGTCAGGCAGAAGCAAAG GCAGCTTATGAAAAGAGTAAAAAGAAAGAGCAACAATCTGAACGTGAAGCTTCT GATCCTGACTCTGCTTCTGGTTTGAATGATG GGAAAATTATCGGTATCCATTCTGTGAGCGAACTAGAGACGAAGTTAAATGCTGCTTCAAAAGCATCATGCCTAGCCATCCTTTACTTTACTGCAACATGGTGTGGACCATGTCGTTTTATTTCTCCAGTTTATACAAGCCTGGCCGGGAAATATCCAAAAGTGGCATTTTTGAAAGCTGATATTGACGAGGCAAGAGATGTGGCTTCAAAATGGAATGTCAGTAGTGTTCCAGCTTTCTTTTTCATAAAAGACGGCAAGGAGGTTGACAGGGTAGTAGGTGCTGACAAGAGCTCACTGGAAAAGAAGATTGCCCAATATGCAGGCTAA
- the LOC132633185 gene encoding geranylgeranyl transferase type-2 subunit beta 1-like isoform X2: MGELLVEKHAKYIITVEKRKDDFESVVMEHLRLNGAYWGLTTLDIMGKLAAVEQDEVISWVFQCQHESGGFGGNIGHDPHVLYTLSAIQVLAIFDKLHVLDIDKVSNYIAGLQNEDGSFSGDIWGEVDTRFSYIAILSLALLHQLDKIDVGKAVKYILSCKNVDGGFGCTPGAESHAGQIFCCVAALAITGSLHHVDKDLLGWWLCERQVKSGGLNGRPEKLPDVCYSWWVLSSLIMIDRVHWIDKGKLVKFILDCQDKEKGGISDRPDDAVDVFHTYFGVAGLSLLEYPGIKPIDPAYALPVDVVNRVMLGR, translated from the exons ATGGGGGAGCTGCTGGTGGAAAAGCATGCTAAGTACATTATAACAGTTGAGAAG AGAAAAGATGATTTTGAATCCGTGGTGATGGAGCATTTGAGATTAAATGGGGCATACTGGGGATTGACAACTCTGGATATCATGGGCAAGCTTGCTGCTGTGGAGCAAGATGAAGTTATTTCATGGGTCTTTCAGTGCCAACACGAATCTG GTGGATTTGGTGGTAATATTGGACATGATCCGCATGTGCTATATACACTTAGTGCTATTCAAGTCTTGGCGATATTTGATAAATTACATGTCCTTGACATTGATAAGGTGTCAAATT ATATTGCAGGCCTTCAAAATGAAGATGGATCATTTTCTGGTGACATATGGGGTGAAGTCGATACACG GTTCTCATACATTGCGATCCTTTCACTTGCATTGTTGCATCAGTTAGATAAGATTGATGTTGGAAAAGCAGTAAAATATATTTTAAGTTGCAAGAATGTGGATGGTGGATTTGGTTGCACGCCGGGAGCAGAATCTCATGCTGGGCAAA TTTTCTGTTGCGTGGCAGCTCTCGCAATTACAGGGTCTCTACATCATGTTGATAAGGACCTTCTTGGTTGGTGGTTATGTGAAAGACAAGTCAAATCTGGGGGTCTGAATGGGCGCCCGGAGAAGCTTCCTGAT GTCTGCTACTCTTGGTGGGTTCTTTCCAGCTTAATTATGATCGACAGGGTTCATTGGATTGACAAGGGGAAGCTTGTAAAATTTATTTTGGACTGTCAG GATAAGGAGAAGGGTGGAATTTCAGATAGGCCAGATGATGCAGTTGATGTCTTCCATACCTACTTTGGAGTCGCTG GGCTTTCGCTTCTTGAATATCCAGGAATAAAGCCGATAGATCCTGCTTATGCCTTGCCTGTTGATGTTGTAAACCGAGTTATGCTTGGCAGATAA
- the LOC132633185 gene encoding geranylgeranyl transferase type-2 subunit beta 1-like isoform X1, with translation MCYRSEMGMGELLVEKHAKYIITVEKRKDDFESVVMEHLRLNGAYWGLTTLDIMGKLAAVEQDEVISWVFQCQHESGGFGGNIGHDPHVLYTLSAIQVLAIFDKLHVLDIDKVSNYIAGLQNEDGSFSGDIWGEVDTRFSYIAILSLALLHQLDKIDVGKAVKYILSCKNVDGGFGCTPGAESHAGQIFCCVAALAITGSLHHVDKDLLGWWLCERQVKSGGLNGRPEKLPDVCYSWWVLSSLIMIDRVHWIDKGKLVKFILDCQDKEKGGISDRPDDAVDVFHTYFGVAGLSLLEYPGIKPIDPAYALPVDVVNRVMLGR, from the exons ATGTGTTACAGGTCTGAAATGGG GATGGGGGAGCTGCTGGTGGAAAAGCATGCTAAGTACATTATAACAGTTGAGAAG AGAAAAGATGATTTTGAATCCGTGGTGATGGAGCATTTGAGATTAAATGGGGCATACTGGGGATTGACAACTCTGGATATCATGGGCAAGCTTGCTGCTGTGGAGCAAGATGAAGTTATTTCATGGGTCTTTCAGTGCCAACACGAATCTG GTGGATTTGGTGGTAATATTGGACATGATCCGCATGTGCTATATACACTTAGTGCTATTCAAGTCTTGGCGATATTTGATAAATTACATGTCCTTGACATTGATAAGGTGTCAAATT ATATTGCAGGCCTTCAAAATGAAGATGGATCATTTTCTGGTGACATATGGGGTGAAGTCGATACACG GTTCTCATACATTGCGATCCTTTCACTTGCATTGTTGCATCAGTTAGATAAGATTGATGTTGGAAAAGCAGTAAAATATATTTTAAGTTGCAAGAATGTGGATGGTGGATTTGGTTGCACGCCGGGAGCAGAATCTCATGCTGGGCAAA TTTTCTGTTGCGTGGCAGCTCTCGCAATTACAGGGTCTCTACATCATGTTGATAAGGACCTTCTTGGTTGGTGGTTATGTGAAAGACAAGTCAAATCTGGGGGTCTGAATGGGCGCCCGGAGAAGCTTCCTGAT GTCTGCTACTCTTGGTGGGTTCTTTCCAGCTTAATTATGATCGACAGGGTTCATTGGATTGACAAGGGGAAGCTTGTAAAATTTATTTTGGACTGTCAG GATAAGGAGAAGGGTGGAATTTCAGATAGGCCAGATGATGCAGTTGATGTCTTCCATACCTACTTTGGAGTCGCTG GGCTTTCGCTTCTTGAATATCCAGGAATAAAGCCGATAGATCCTGCTTATGCCTTGCCTGTTGATGTTGTAAACCGAGTTATGCTTGGCAGATAA